Proteins from one Embleya scabrispora genomic window:
- a CDS encoding HpcH/HpaI aldolase/citrate lyase family protein, whose protein sequence is MRAHASLLYTPALRVASVAEPGRMRADMLVLDLEDSIHPARKVEAREALAGVDLTRAELPALGLRVNTIATYDGLEDMRFLLDADARIGGVPIDVVFIPKIAGAGDVAIYRSLLSRTSRPPGVCSFIETVDAVENALEIAEVSDGLCFGQADLTAELYAPSEVYLDHARARLCAAASRYRVPAIDTNSFELHDLDLVEAQCRAARSAGFTGKAAIHPRQVDVIAATFAVGADELAEYRRVVADYDSTPYGFAVEKDRVLAPPFVLRARRMLALHTADADAAS, encoded by the coding sequence ATGAGAGCACACGCGAGCCTGCTCTACACCCCCGCACTGCGCGTGGCATCGGTGGCCGAACCCGGCCGGATGCGCGCGGACATGCTGGTGTTGGACCTGGAGGACTCCATCCACCCGGCCCGCAAGGTCGAGGCGCGCGAGGCCCTGGCCGGCGTCGACCTGACCCGGGCCGAACTGCCCGCGCTGGGACTGCGGGTGAACACCATCGCCACGTACGACGGCCTGGAGGACATGCGGTTCCTGCTCGACGCCGACGCGAGAATCGGCGGCGTCCCGATCGACGTGGTCTTCATCCCGAAGATCGCCGGCGCGGGCGACGTGGCGATATACCGCTCACTGCTCTCGCGCACTTCGCGCCCGCCCGGTGTGTGCAGCTTCATCGAGACCGTCGACGCGGTGGAGAACGCCCTGGAGATCGCCGAGGTCAGCGACGGTCTGTGCTTCGGACAGGCCGATCTGACCGCCGAGTTGTACGCCCCGAGCGAGGTCTACCTCGACCACGCCCGGGCCCGGTTGTGTGCCGCGGCGTCCCGGTACCGGGTGCCCGCGATCGACACCAACTCCTTCGAACTGCACGACCTGGACCTGGTCGAGGCCCAGTGCCGGGCCGCCCGGAGCGCCGGATTCACCGGCAAGGCGGCGATCCACCCCCGCCAGGTGGACGTGATCGCCGCGACCTTCGCGGTCGGCGCGGACGAACTCGCCGAATACCGCCGCGTGGTGGCGGACTACGACAGCACCCCCTACGGCTTCGCGGTCGAGAAGGACCGCGTGCTGGCCCCGCCGTTCGTGCTGCGCGCCCGCCGCATGCTCGCCCTGCACACGGCCGACGCCGACGCCGCGTCGTAA
- a CDS encoding isopenicillin N synthase family dioxygenase: MIPVVDLTAARTDADAERAVAEEISRACKGTGFFIVRGHGIAADVFTDAYAASLDFFGLPLDTKHEFAMRTSTVRGDNDYSPYGYSALLSENAYAYTGRAGMPSDYVEKFSVGRLILDDDEELPFPDDPDGAAFRGALKRYFAACESVSDRIAELLALALDLPRDFFAIRTDTSNDSLRSHLYPGIAPEFVNDQGMGQHTDGTLITLLTQDGPGLQIRDRAGEWLDVGVREQDTFIVNIGDLMARWSNDEYVSTPHRVRLDVRRRQSIAFFKLANDDTVIDCFPAFVKDRPARYEPIRYEEFSLRKMNLLFGRESAR, translated from the coding sequence ATGATCCCGGTCGTCGACCTGACGGCAGCGCGCACCGACGCCGACGCCGAACGCGCCGTCGCCGAGGAGATCTCCCGGGCCTGCAAAGGAACGGGCTTCTTCATCGTGCGCGGCCACGGCATCGCCGCCGACGTGTTCACCGACGCCTACGCCGCCTCGCTGGACTTCTTCGGGCTCCCGCTGGACACCAAACACGAGTTCGCGATGCGGACCAGCACGGTGCGCGGCGACAACGACTACAGCCCCTACGGATACAGCGCGCTGTTGTCCGAGAACGCCTACGCCTACACCGGCAGGGCCGGCATGCCGTCGGACTACGTGGAGAAGTTCAGCGTCGGCCGGCTGATCCTGGACGACGACGAGGAACTGCCCTTCCCCGACGACCCGGACGGCGCGGCCTTCCGCGGCGCGCTGAAGCGGTACTTCGCGGCCTGCGAGTCGGTGTCCGACCGGATCGCCGAACTCCTCGCGCTGGCCCTGGACCTGCCCCGCGACTTCTTCGCGATTCGCACCGACACCTCGAACGACTCGCTCCGCTCGCACCTGTACCCGGGCATCGCCCCGGAGTTCGTCAACGACCAGGGCATGGGGCAGCACACCGACGGCACGCTGATCACGCTGCTCACCCAGGACGGCCCGGGCCTGCAGATCCGCGACCGCGCGGGCGAGTGGCTGGACGTGGGCGTGCGCGAGCAGGACACGTTCATCGTCAACATCGGTGACCTGATGGCCCGTTGGTCCAACGACGAGTACGTCTCCACGCCGCACCGGGTCCGGCTCGACGTGCGCCGCAGGCAGTCGATCGCGTTCTTCAAGCTGGCCAACGACGACACCGTCATCGACTGCTTCCCCGCGTTCGTCAAGGACCGGCCCGCCAGGTACGAACCGATCCGCTACGAGGAGTTCTCGCTGCGGAAGATGAATCTGCTGTTCGGAAGGGAGAGTGCGCGATGA
- a CDS encoding MaoC family dehydratase → MRTNSFRTVAPGTYREDGGLEYEDFVPGEVVEHRPGRTITMTDNVWSSLLCLNQHPLHIDAVYAEQTGFGRIVVSSLVTFGIVNGMTVATISAKGVANLGWDKVRLSAPVFVGDTLYAQTRILAKRESKTRPDEGIVTVHTTGLNQDGVTVIAFDRTVLVPRRKEDR, encoded by the coding sequence ATGAGGACGAATTCCTTCCGGACCGTCGCCCCCGGGACCTACCGGGAGGACGGCGGCCTGGAATACGAGGACTTCGTCCCCGGCGAGGTCGTCGAACACCGACCCGGCCGGACGATCACCATGACCGACAACGTGTGGAGTTCGCTGCTCTGCCTCAACCAGCACCCGCTGCACATCGACGCCGTATACGCCGAACAGACCGGCTTCGGCCGCATCGTGGTGTCCAGCCTGGTCACCTTCGGCATCGTCAACGGCATGACCGTGGCCACGATCAGCGCCAAGGGCGTGGCCAACCTCGGCTGGGACAAGGTGCGGCTGTCCGCCCCCGTGTTCGTCGGCGACACCCTCTACGCACAGACCCGCATCCTCGCCAAACGCGAGTCGAAGACCCGGCCCGACGAGGGGATCGTCACCGTGCACACCACGGGCCTGAACCAGGACGGCGTGACCGTGATCGCCTTCGACCGGACCGTCCTCGTCCCCCGACGAAAGGAAGACCGATGA
- a CDS encoding 2-isopropylmalate synthase, with amino-acid sequence MPFHRYTRNDPVLPPGRDGGSRAWPDRVLDRAPVWASVDLRDGNQALAEPMDLRRKKRMFDLLVGLGFKDIEIGYPAASVDDFDFVRELVIKNGIPDDVTVSVFTPARTELVERTFDAIRGAERAVVHLCHATACLWRDVVFGMSRAEVLRMAVTGAEDLVRLAERENGADIRFEYSPETFNVTEPDFALEIADRVAAVVDACPDRPLVLNLPTTVETHSPNVFADQIEWMHRNLDRRDSIVLSVHPHNDRGTAVASAELALMAGADRVEGTLFGNGERTGNVCLVTLALNLFGRGVDPELELSDIDAVREIVEDCNRLPVHPRHPYAGDLVYTAFSGTHQDAIAKGLAALAERAGGDPTNAPWQVPYLPIDPRDVGRDYEAIIRVNSQSGKGGIAYVLKAGWGLDLPVGLRRDFAGVVQDVTDATGRELDPQDIWRLFRETYCVDPSAVCRGAADEHEVIEELAAAYGVEFTRVSIAGARDATVCYVELATATAAFWGVGLADGATDAALRAGRSALRRAGADAGGGAEAGTGPGAGVASSVGAGLDSGGAESARGGSR; translated from the coding sequence ATGCCGTTTCACCGCTACACGCGGAACGACCCGGTGTTGCCGCCGGGCCGGGACGGTGGGTCGAGGGCATGGCCGGACCGGGTGCTCGACCGTGCGCCGGTGTGGGCGTCGGTCGACCTCAGAGACGGGAACCAGGCCCTGGCCGAGCCCATGGACCTGCGCCGGAAGAAGCGCATGTTCGACCTGCTGGTCGGGCTCGGTTTCAAGGACATCGAGATCGGATATCCGGCGGCGAGCGTCGACGATTTCGACTTCGTCCGCGAACTGGTGATCAAGAACGGAATTCCGGACGACGTCACCGTATCGGTTTTCACCCCGGCCAGAACCGAACTCGTCGAGCGCACCTTCGACGCCATTCGCGGCGCCGAACGCGCGGTGGTGCATTTGTGCCACGCGACCGCGTGCCTGTGGCGCGACGTGGTGTTCGGCATGTCGCGCGCCGAGGTGTTGCGGATGGCCGTCACCGGTGCCGAGGACCTGGTGCGGCTCGCGGAGCGGGAGAACGGCGCGGACATCCGCTTCGAGTACTCGCCCGAGACGTTCAACGTCACCGAGCCGGACTTCGCCCTGGAGATCGCCGACCGGGTCGCGGCCGTCGTCGACGCCTGCCCGGACCGACCGCTCGTGCTCAACCTCCCGACCACCGTGGAGACCCACTCGCCCAACGTCTTCGCCGACCAGATCGAGTGGATGCACCGCAACCTGGACCGCCGCGACTCGATCGTGTTGTCCGTGCACCCGCACAACGACCGGGGCACCGCCGTGGCCTCGGCCGAACTCGCCCTGATGGCCGGGGCCGACCGGGTCGAGGGCACCCTGTTCGGCAACGGCGAGCGCACCGGCAACGTGTGCCTGGTGACCCTCGCGCTCAACCTCTTCGGCCGCGGCGTGGATCCGGAACTGGAACTCTCCGACATCGACGCGGTCCGCGAGATCGTCGAGGACTGCAACCGACTGCCGGTGCACCCGCGGCACCCGTACGCCGGCGACCTCGTCTACACCGCCTTCTCCGGCACCCATCAGGACGCCATCGCCAAGGGCCTGGCGGCACTGGCCGAGCGGGCCGGCGGAGATCCGACGAACGCGCCGTGGCAGGTGCCGTATCTGCCGATCGACCCCAGGGACGTCGGCCGCGACTACGAGGCGATCATCCGGGTGAACAGCCAATCGGGCAAGGGCGGCATCGCCTACGTCCTCAAGGCCGGCTGGGGACTGGACCTGCCGGTCGGCCTGCGCCGCGACTTCGCCGGCGTGGTACAGGACGTCACCGACGCCACCGGGCGCGAACTGGATCCGCAGGACATCTGGCGGCTGTTCCGGGAGACCTATTGCGTCGACCCGAGCGCCGTCTGTCGGGGCGCGGCCGACGAGCACGAGGTGATCGAGGAGTTGGCCGCCGCTTACGGCGTCGAATTCACCCGGGTGTCGATCGCCGGCGCGCGGGACGCGACCGTCTGCTACGTGGAACTGGCCACGGCCACCGCCGCGTTCTGGGGTGTCGGCCTGGCTGACGGCGCCACGGACGCGGCCCTGCGCGCGGGCCGTTCCGCGCTGCGCCGCGCGGGCGCGGACGCGGGCGGGGGAGCGGAAGCGGGCACCGGCCCGGGGGCGGGTGTCGCCTCGAGCGTGGGGGCCGGCCTCGACTCCGGCGGCGCCGAAAGCGCACGAGGAGGATCGCGATGA
- a CDS encoding MFS transporter — protein MFRAPGFREFVLVGLLLFVGYYGLVFAISVFLQQVHGYGPVATGLCFLPSALPITFMPLVAGRVNARLGAFRVLAIATVSTTIGGVLLIFLGGETPIGVGVGLTFIGLGFGLATVPQITLVMATAPEHRTAIASGLLSAARSSGTMIGVALIGGLQSGNTIAAPATAAVVVYLLMAVATAVGGRRLPAHTG, from the coding sequence CTGTTCCGGGCTCCGGGGTTCCGCGAGTTCGTGCTGGTGGGTCTGCTGCTGTTCGTCGGCTACTACGGCCTGGTCTTCGCGATCAGCGTGTTCCTCCAGCAGGTGCACGGCTACGGGCCGGTCGCCACCGGACTGTGCTTTTTGCCCTCCGCGTTGCCGATCACGTTCATGCCCCTGGTCGCCGGGCGGGTCAACGCCCGGCTCGGCGCCTTCCGGGTGCTGGCCATCGCGACCGTGTCGACCACGATCGGCGGCGTGTTGCTGATTTTCCTCGGCGGCGAGACCCCGATCGGTGTCGGTGTCGGGCTCACCTTCATCGGACTCGGCTTCGGGCTGGCGACCGTGCCGCAGATCACCCTGGTCATGGCGACCGCCCCGGAGCACCGCACGGCGATCGCCAGTGGACTGCTCTCGGCGGCGCGCAGTTCCGGAACCATGATCGGCGTCGCGCTGATCGGCGGCCTCCAGTCCGGGAACACGATCGCCGCACCGGCGACCGCGGCCGTGGTGGTCTACCTGCTGATGGCGGTGGCCACGGCCGTCGGCGGGCGCCGACTGCCCGCGCACACCGGCTAG